From the Candidatus Methylomirabilota bacterium genome, the window CGTTCCACGACGGCACCCCCATGGCGGTCGCCGACGTGCTCTACCCGTTCAGCCTCGCGGCGCGCTGGGGTGTGAAGCGTCCGGCGGGCGGGAGCGAGTACGACCCCGTGATCGACGCCGGCACGGCCCGCCTCCGGGAGTGGCTGGCCGGCTTCCGGGTGGTCCGGGTCGACTCGAGCGTCCGGGAGTTCGGCGAGGTCAAGTTCGTGTACGTCGTCCACACCATCGAGGTCTACGGGAACGACCCGGGGGCCGATCCCCAGCAGGTCGCCTCGGTGGCGCCGCCCTGGAGCCCGGTGCCCTGGCACGTCCTCGCCCTCATGGAGGAGGCCGTCCGGCGGGGCGTCGGCGCGTTCTCCCAAGACGAGGCGACGCGCCGGGGCGTCGTGTGGCTCGACCTCGTCCGGGACCAGAAGGTCAAGGACGCGCTGGCGTCCCTGGTCGATGACTTCGCGCGGCAGGGCCACGTCCCCCCTACCCTCCGGGGAATCGTGAGCGCGGCGGATGCCCGGGAGCGCTGGGTCTCGCTCCAGCGCTTCTACCGGACGCGGCGGCACTTCCTGGTCACCAACGGCCCCTACCAGCTGGAGAGCTGGTCGCCGGCGGGCGCGGTGCTCTCGGTCTTCCGCGACTTCACGTATCCGCTGGGAGTCGGCTCCTATGACCGCTACGCGATTCCGCTCCGCGCCTACGCCGCGAAGGTCGACGCGCAGGGCCAGCGCGTGGAGATCCACGCGGACGTGGAGGTCGCGCAGAAGTTCCAGCGCGACCTCCGCATCGTCCGCGAGCCGCTGCGGACCCAGACCACGGGCGGCGAGACGCCGGTCTGCCGGTACGTGGTGGTCGGCCCGGCGGGCGAGATCCTGGTCGCGGGGACCGCGCCCTATGCGGGGCGGGGCGTCTTCGCCGTCGATCTCGGCGGGCTGCCGAGGCCGGGGCCCTACACGCTGGCCGTCGCGCTGTACCTCGGAGACAACTACGTGAGCCCGGAGGTCCGCGTGCTCCCCTACCAGCCGGGGGGCCCCTCCTGACATGGACATCCTCGTCATCCATCTCTTCAACTCGCTGCTCTACGCGTCCATCCTGTTCCTCATCGCCGGAGGGCTGAGCCTCATCTACGGCGTGATGCGGATCGTCAACCTCGCCCACGGCAACCTCTACGCGTTCGGCGCCTACGTGACGGCGTGGGCGGTGGGCCGGGCCCTCGGCAGTGTCCCGGACGCTCTCCTCTACGTGCTGCTGCCCGCCGGCGCCCTGGCCGCCGCCGCGCTCGGCGCCGTCCTCGAGCCTACCCTCCTCCGGCCGCTCTACCGGCGGGCGGAGGAGTACCAGCTGCTCATCACGTTCGGCCTGCTCCTCATCCTCGAGGACCTCATGCGGCTCATCTGGGGGCCCTATCCCCTGGCCGCCAGTGCCCTGTTCGAGGCACCCGGGAGCCTCGCCATCGGCGACAACATCTACCCGACCTACAACCTGATCGTCATCGTGGTCGGGGGCATCGCCGCCGCGGCCCTGTGGGCGTTCGTCTACAAGACCAAGTTCGGCGTCATCCTGCGGGCTACCTCCCAGAACATGCGGATGGCCGCGGCGCTCGGGGTAAACGTGAACCGCGTCTACGTCCAGGCCTTCACCCTGGGCTGCTTCATGGCCGGCCTGGGGGGCGCCATCGTCGTGCCCCAGCAAGGCGCCGTGCTGGGCATGGGGGTCGACGCGCTCGTGCTGGCCTTCGTGGTGGTCGTCATCGGCGGGCTCGGCAGCCTCGAGGGGGCCCTGCTGGGGGCGCTCATGGTCGGGATCGTGCGCGAGTTCGGGATCTCTTTCTTCCCGGAGGTCGAGCTGGCGGTCCTCTACCTGATGGCGGCCATGGTCCTGCTGGTCCGGCCGGCCGGGCTCTTCGGCCGCGCATGAGCGGCCCGGGCCGATACCCGTCGCGCCGGGGCGTCCTCGGTCGTCGGCGGCCCTCAACGTATGCGGCATACGCCTCGGGCCGCCTCCTCCCTGCGTCCTACCGGCGCTCGGGTCTCGGCCCGGTCCCAGCGAAAGGCGCTCGGTACGTTGACCGTCGCCGAGACCCGCGCATGAGCGGCCCGGGCCGATACCCGTCGCGCCGGGTCGTTCGCGAGCGCCGCGCATGAGAACCGTGTCCCCTCGGCGCTTCTCCCTGGTGGCGGCGCCCGTGCTGCTGGCGCTGGCGCTGCTGCCTCTCGGCGTCGCGCCGTACCAGACCGTGCTCCTCTCCTACGGGCTCATCCTCGCGATCGCCGCGCTCGGCTTCAACCTGCTGCTCGGCTACACCGGTCTTCTCTCCTTCGGCCATTCCGCGTATTTCGGCATCGGCGCCTACGCCGTCGCCTTCATGGTCAAGTACCTCAGGCTCACGTCGATGGAGGCCTTCGCGGTGGGCGGCATGCTGGCCGCGGGAGTCCTGGCCGCGCTGCTCGGGATTCCCTGCGTCCGCTACACGCGGATCTTCTTCGGCATCCTGACGCTCGCGCTGTCCCAGGTGCTCTGGAGCCTCGCGTTCAAGTTCTTCTGGGTCACCGGCGGGACCGATGGCTTGCGGGTCCCCACCCCGACCCTGCTGGGCGGTCTGATCGAGCTCGGCAAGACCGGAGACAAGCTGGACTTCCTGGCCTATCGGTATTACTACTACGTGCTCGCCATCTTCGTCGTCTGCGCCGCCGTCATGTGGGTCATCGTGCATTCGCCCTTCGGCAAGGCGCTCCAGGCGATCCGCGACAACGAGACGCGGGCCGAGTTCGTCGGCATCCAGGTCCGGCGCTACCGCTGGCTGGCATTCCTCGTCTCCGGCGCCTATACCGGGCTGGCAGGCGCGCTGTGGGTCCCGCTCAACGGGCTCACCACCCCGGACATCCTGCACTGGACGTTCTCGGGGAAGATCGTGTTCTTCACCGTGCTGGGAGGCTTCCAGACCTTCGTGGGGCCGATCGTCGGCGCGGTCGTCTACAACTACCTGGAGACCTACGCGGTGGGCCACACCGTATACTGGCAGATGGTGCTGGGGGTGGTGCTCGTCGTCCTGGTTCTGGCCCTGCCGGCGGGCATCGTCGGCACCGCGAACCGGCTGATCCTGAGATGGCGGTCCGCCTGAGTCCCGTGAGCCTGCTGGAGACCAAGCGTCTGACGAAGTACTTCGGCGAAACCCGCGCCGCGGACGGCGTGGACTTCGTGGTCACCCAGGGAGAGCTGCTCGCCCTCATCGGCTCGAACGGCGCCGGGAAGACGACGCTCGTAAACCTCATCAGCGGCCTGCTGCGACCCGACGGCGGAAGCATCGTCTTCCAGGGCACCGACGTCACCCAGCAGTCCGTCCACGAGCGGATCGCGGAGGGAATCGCCCGCAGCTTCCAGCTCGTCAACCTCTTCGACCAGCTCACCACGCTCGACAACGTGGCGCTCTCCGTCTTCGCCCGGGAGGGCAAGACGCGCCGCCTGTTCACCCTCGCCGATCACGATGCCGCCGTCCGTCAAGAGGCGATGGAGGTGCTCCAGCAGTTCGGCCTCGAGGCCAGAGCCGGGGCGGTGGCGGGCGGACTCTCGCAGGGGGAGCGCAAGCTGCTGGACGTGGCGGTGGCCTACGCGCTCCGGCCGAAGCTCCTGTTCCTCGACGAGCCGACCAGCGGCGTGAGCACCCGCGAGAAAGCTCCCATCATGGACATCATCACCGGCGTCGTCCGGTCCGGGCGGATCACGGCCGTGATCATCGAGCACGACATGGACGTCGTCTTCAGGTACTCGGACCGCATCGTGGTGATGCACCAGGGGACGATCCTGGCCGACGGCACGCCCGGCGAGATCCGTCGGAACGAGCAGGTCAGCATGACCCTGCTCGGCACCCACGCCGCCACCTGACGGCCCGGCCGAGCGATGGCCACCTCTGGGCGTCCGGCGGTACTGGAGCTCGACCGGATCGAGACCTACCGGGGTGCGGCCCACGTTCTCCGGGCCGTCTCGCTGGCTGTGAACGACGGCGAAGCGGTGTGCCTGGTCGGTCGCAACGGGGCCGGCAAGACGACGACCATCGAGAGCATCATGGGGCTCTTGCCGGTCCGGTCGGGCCGCGTCACCCTGCGGGGGCAGGACATCAGCCGCCTCCCCACCCACCGGCGGGCGCGGCTCGGCATCGGGTACGCGCCCGAAGATGCCGGCATCTTCCCCGACCTGACCGTCGAGGAGAACTTCGAGATCAGCCACTGGTTGGCCGACGCCACCCGGACCGCCTCTCCCGAGGACTCGGATCAGAAGATCTACGCCCTCTTCCCCGAGGTGCGGCAGTTCCGCCAGCGACGGGGGCTCCACCTGAGCGGCGGCCAGAAAAAGATGGTGGCGATCGCGCGGGCCCTGACCCTTTCGCCGTCGATCCTGCTCCTCGACGAGCCCTTCGAGGGCCTGGCGCCGGTCGTCGTGAGCCGCTTCGTCGAGGCCGTCAAGGGGATCAAGGACCTGGGGATCTCGCTCTTGATCGCCGAGTCCAATCTGGTGACGGCCGGCCGGATCGCGGACCGTCTCTATGCGATCGACCGCGGCGAGATCATCTTCGAGGGATCGCCACGGAGCGCCTTCGAGAACGCGGAGGTGATGAAGACGATCCGCGGCTGACCTCAATCGGAGGGGGTGTCGGAACACCCCCTCCGAGACCTCCCCCCGAGGATCGTTGCGGCGGCAAAGCCGCCGCTCGGAGCGGACCAGGCGGTGGCGGGCGACCGGATGTGAGCGCGAGCACCGCCCTCCGGGACCTTTTCACGGGCGCTGAGTCAGGGGGACCGATCCCTCCGCGTCGCGCTCGGTGCCGATCAGCCAGCCGAAGTAGAGGACGCCCAGCGTCATGGCGACCAGGACCGTGACGGTCGCCGCTCGGGACAGGTCGGCGAGCAGCTTGAGCGTGCCGCTGGTAAGGCCGACGAACGCGAGCCCCACCACCGGGATGACCGGAGCCCCGCAGCCGACCACGCTGCAGGGTCCCGTCGAAAGCCCCAGGACGCTGGTCAACGCCCCCACCGTCCCGCCGTGCCGGCTCAGCCGTACGCCCCAGCCCGTCCGCCGGAGCCGGTCCCGCCGGTAGAACCAGAGCGCGAAGTAGGCGCCCACGATCAGCGACATGAACACGAACCGTGCGAGGTCGCTGACGTCCACCGCGAAGCCCCACTCCGGCGCTCCGTACGGGCTGTCAGCGGAAAACCAGAACACGGCGAGCCGCGGTAAGAAGTCGAGCTTCTTCTCGAGCGGGACGGCCGGCGAGATCAGGTATTCGGGAAGCTTCGACAGCCACGGATTGAACGTGAAGAAGTCCCAGGGCTTGCGGGC encodes:
- a CDS encoding branched-chain amino acid ABC transporter permease; amino-acid sequence: MDILVIHLFNSLLYASILFLIAGGLSLIYGVMRIVNLAHGNLYAFGAYVTAWAVGRALGSVPDALLYVLLPAGALAAAALGAVLEPTLLRPLYRRAEEYQLLITFGLLLILEDLMRLIWGPYPLAASALFEAPGSLAIGDNIYPTYNLIVIVVGGIAAAALWAFVYKTKFGVILRATSQNMRMAAALGVNVNRVYVQAFTLGCFMAGLGGAIVVPQQGAVLGMGVDALVLAFVVVVIGGLGSLEGALLGALMVGIVREFGISFFPEVELAVLYLMAAMVLLVRPAGLFGRA
- a CDS encoding branched-chain amino acid ABC transporter permease; this translates as MRTVSPRRFSLVAAPVLLALALLPLGVAPYQTVLLSYGLILAIAALGFNLLLGYTGLLSFGHSAYFGIGAYAVAFMVKYLRLTSMEAFAVGGMLAAGVLAALLGIPCVRYTRIFFGILTLALSQVLWSLAFKFFWVTGGTDGLRVPTPTLLGGLIELGKTGDKLDFLAYRYYYYVLAIFVVCAAVMWVIVHSPFGKALQAIRDNETRAEFVGIQVRRYRWLAFLVSGAYTGLAGALWVPLNGLTTPDILHWTFSGKIVFFTVLGGFQTFVGPIVGAVVYNYLETYAVGHTVYWQMVLGVVLVVLVLALPAGIVGTANRLILRWRSA
- a CDS encoding ABC transporter ATP-binding protein; this translates as MAVRLSPVSLLETKRLTKYFGETRAADGVDFVVTQGELLALIGSNGAGKTTLVNLISGLLRPDGGSIVFQGTDVTQQSVHERIAEGIARSFQLVNLFDQLTTLDNVALSVFAREGKTRRLFTLADHDAAVRQEAMEVLQQFGLEARAGAVAGGLSQGERKLLDVAVAYALRPKLLFLDEPTSGVSTREKAPIMDIITGVVRSGRITAVIIEHDMDVVFRYSDRIVVMHQGTILADGTPGEIRRNEQVSMTLLGTHAAT
- a CDS encoding ABC transporter ATP-binding protein, with the translated sequence MATSGRPAVLELDRIETYRGAAHVLRAVSLAVNDGEAVCLVGRNGAGKTTTIESIMGLLPVRSGRVTLRGQDISRLPTHRRARLGIGYAPEDAGIFPDLTVEENFEISHWLADATRTASPEDSDQKIYALFPEVRQFRQRRGLHLSGGQKKMVAIARALTLSPSILLLDEPFEGLAPVVVSRFVEAVKGIKDLGISLLIAESNLVTAGRIADRLYAIDRGEIIFEGSPRSAFENAEVMKTIRG